A genomic window from Gemmatimonadaceae bacterium includes:
- a CDS encoding metallophosphoesterase, with the protein MTRRLSLAVALAAVTFVTFLSFAISTTTAPLSSMSPIPGTGTLGAAPSDTFSFIVAGDNRPASAADSQPKTPKHIFDSAAARHVAFVVWTGDMIYGLDSTNPSALAAQYKGFFKLAKRATVPVFAAPGNHEMDVKHKLGDTTIEVGNATMQQYYRKAFALADSTPIYGTFTYGNSRFILLNSEEIPAPSVSRAAFATASATVKLDPGYVSAQQLAWLGQVLDSNTSLHTFVFMHHPLHALKADMALDTASAAKVLALLGKHANISYVLASHEHLYYNVQTRDTTSPPGRTDPSTSPPYYLISGGAGAKLTGKPKDGGFHNYLTFTVRGTQVQATLNRLP; encoded by the coding sequence ATGACCCGCCGACTTTCCCTTGCAGTCGCGTTGGCCGCCGTAACGTTCGTCACGTTTCTGAGCTTTGCGATCAGCACCACGACGGCGCCCCTATCGTCGATGTCGCCCATTCCGGGCACCGGGACGCTCGGTGCCGCGCCGTCGGACACGTTCAGCTTCATCGTCGCCGGCGATAATCGTCCCGCGTCGGCCGCTGATTCGCAGCCCAAGACGCCGAAGCACATCTTCGACTCGGCCGCCGCGCGGCACGTGGCGTTCGTGGTCTGGACCGGCGACATGATTTACGGGCTCGACTCGACGAATCCGTCAGCGCTCGCCGCGCAGTACAAGGGATTCTTCAAGCTCGCGAAGCGGGCGACCGTGCCGGTATTCGCGGCGCCGGGCAATCACGAGATGGATGTGAAGCACAAGCTGGGCGATACGACCATCGAAGTCGGCAACGCGACGATGCAGCAGTATTATCGCAAGGCGTTCGCGCTCGCGGACAGCACGCCGATCTACGGCACGTTCACGTATGGCAACTCGCGCTTCATCCTGTTGAACAGCGAGGAGATCCCGGCGCCGAGCGTGTCGCGCGCCGCGTTCGCGACGGCGTCGGCGACGGTGAAGCTCGACCCGGGTTACGTCTCGGCGCAACAGTTGGCGTGGCTTGGCCAAGTGCTCGACAGCAATACGTCGCTGCACACGTTCGTGTTCATGCATCACCCGTTGCACGCGCTCAAGGCGGACATGGCGCTCGACACGGCGAGCGCGGCGAAGGTGTTGGCGTTGTTGGGCAAGCACGCGAACATCTCGTATGTGCTCGCGTCGCACGAGCATTTGTATTACAACGTGCAGACCAGGGATACGACGTCGCCGCCGGGGCGGACGGATCCGTCGACCAGTCCGCCCTACTATCTGATCTCAGGTGGGGCGGGGGCGAAGTTGACGGGGAAACCCAAGGATGGCGGGTTTCATAATTATTTGACGTTCACGGTGCGCGGGACGCAGGTGCAGGCGACCTTGAACCGGTTGCCGTGA
- a CDS encoding HNH endonuclease, translated as MPRCIYCGQDKPIGGFNREHVINAAFGGFEGALTLVSPYDPGVCADCNTEFSSTIDLAITRDSMEAMLRLDVGLKSPAEVANLFRQRVRFRLPSDNEMGLGPLYLDMVPSDDGTEYRVVPVPQVRFRTANDEFKSLTEEMLKGKDPRLDPDIDLSRKRDLFWPSHDEDAPSRLISLLERYDIAFKPGNPFVPPPNQEMDFETLAFADKYIARAVAKTAMNYLAKTSGESDQSFVHDSMFDPVRRFIRYGEGRGGQFVQVWQMPTSIVGLTEAGAFNGHLLHVKWEKGAGEHILAFVRLFGVIEYVVRLAKNPTAPWRDLSIAHEYDLVSMKVRRLKRG; from the coding sequence ATGCCCCGCTGTATCTATTGCGGCCAAGACAAGCCGATCGGCGGTTTCAATCGGGAGCACGTCATCAACGCCGCGTTCGGCGGTTTCGAGGGCGCTCTAACCCTCGTCTCGCCCTACGATCCGGGCGTGTGCGCAGATTGCAACACCGAGTTCAGCTCAACGATTGACTTGGCGATTACGCGTGACTCGATGGAAGCGATGCTCCGCCTCGACGTAGGGCTGAAGTCCCCTGCGGAAGTTGCCAACTTGTTTCGCCAACGTGTGCGATTCCGGTTGCCGTCCGACAACGAGATGGGACTTGGACCGTTGTACTTAGATATGGTGCCGTCCGATGACGGCACTGAGTATCGCGTCGTCCCCGTTCCACAAGTTCGGTTTCGCACGGCAAACGACGAATTCAAGTCACTGACTGAGGAAATGCTGAAAGGTAAAGATCCGCGGCTCGATCCAGACATAGATCTGAGCAGGAAACGGGATCTCTTCTGGCCGTCGCATGATGAGGATGCTCCGTCTCGCCTGATCTCGTTGCTAGAGCGCTATGACATCGCGTTCAAACCTGGCAATCCGTTCGTCCCTCCACCAAACCAGGAAATGGACTTTGAAACGCTGGCTTTCGCGGATAAATACATCGCGCGTGCCGTCGCGAAGACCGCAATGAATTATCTTGCAAAGACCAGTGGCGAGTCGGACCAGTCGTTCGTTCACGACTCGATGTTCGATCCTGTCCGGAGGTTCATTCGATATGGCGAGGGCCGAGGCGGACAATTCGTCCAGGTCTGGCAGATGCCGACCAGCATCGTTGGGCTAACGGAGGCGGGCGCTTTCAATGGGCACCTGCTTCACGTGAAGTGGGAAAAGGGTGCCGGAGAGCATATCTTGGCGTTCGTTCGCCTATTCGGAGTTATCGAGTACGTCGTACGTCTTGCAAAGAACCCGACTGCTCCTTGGCGCGATCTTTCAATCGCGCACGAATACGACTTGGTGAGTATGAAGGTCCGTCGACTCAAGAGAGGTTGA
- a CDS encoding GNAT family N-acetyltransferase, which produces MMADVFKEAATRLNDTYLIPLLTRDIFWAIAALSEGGEVVGGLTAHTLPMTRAESSELFIDDLAVRATHQRQGIGRQLVTAAAEQGIDEVFVAADVAGFHALDFYRALGGAALTARQKCQLREYRRRLLLRTTIVSDS; this is translated from the coding sequence ATGATGGCCGACGTCTTCAAGGAAGCTGCGACGCGGCTGAACGACACCTACCTGATCCCACTTCTGACCCGCGACATCTTCTGGGCAATTGCGGCCCTGAGCGAAGGCGGCGAAGTCGTCGGCGGCCTCACCGCCCACACGCTCCCAATGACACGAGCCGAATCGTCAGAGCTCTTCATCGATGATCTCGCCGTCCGCGCCACCCACCAACGGCAAGGCATCGGCCGCCAACTCGTCACCGCCGCTGCGGAGCAGGGCATCGACGAAGTCTTCGTCGCCGCCGACGTCGCCGGTTTCCACGCCCTCGACTTCTACCGCGCCCTCGGCGGCGCTGCGCTGACCGCTCGGCAGAAGTGTCAACTTAGGGAATACCGGCGACGCCTGCTATTGCGAACGACGATCGTCTCAGACAGCTAG
- a CDS encoding gamma carbonic anhydrase family protein, protein MIDPSAYIHPSAIVTGNVTLGRRVSVWPTAVIRGDSDTIEIGDDSNVQDGTVVHVDHGVPTRVGKRVAIGHRAIVHGATVEDDCLIAMGAILLNGVHVGSGSIVGAGAVCREGMKIPPNSLVLGVPGRVARETTAEERDRIRRTVESYLELQQQYKEGKQ, encoded by the coding sequence ATGATCGACCCATCCGCCTACATCCACCCCTCCGCGATCGTGACCGGCAACGTCACGCTCGGCCGCCGCGTGAGCGTGTGGCCGACCGCCGTGATTCGCGGCGACAGCGACACGATCGAGATCGGCGACGACTCGAACGTGCAGGATGGAACGGTGGTGCACGTCGATCACGGGGTGCCGACGCGCGTCGGCAAACGTGTGGCGATCGGCCATCGCGCCATCGTGCACGGTGCAACGGTCGAAGATGATTGCCTCATCGCGATGGGCGCGATTCTCCTGAACGGTGTGCACGTCGGCTCGGGTTCGATCGTCGGCGCCGGCGCCGTCTGTCGCGAAGGCATGAAGATTCCGCCCAACTCACTCGTGCTCGGCGTTCCGGGCCGTGTGGCGCGCGAGACGACCGCCGAGGAGCGCGACCGCATTCGCCGCACGGTCGAGAGCTACCTGGAGCTGCAACAGCAATACAAGGAAGGGAAGCAGTAG
- a CDS encoding GNAT family N-acetyltransferase: MRRELSELFIYDRAVRSAHQRQGIGRALVTALLAAAAAQGIDEVFVAADVTDLHALDFYRALGGAPAPVTMFTFSQATENEQNHS, encoded by the coding sequence ATGCGACGCGAATTGTCGGAGTTGTTCATCTACGACCGCGCCGTCCGCTCCGCCCACCAACGCCAGGGCATCGGCCGAGCGCTCGTCACCGCTCTGCTCGCCGCCGCTGCCGCGCAGGGCATCGACGAAGTCTTCGTCGCCGCTGACGTCACCGATCTCCACGCCCTAGACTTCTACCGCGCCCTCGGCGGCGCTCCGGCACCCGTAACGATGTTCACATTCTCGCAAGCCACCGAGAACGAACAAAACCATAGCTGA
- a CDS encoding carboxypeptidase-like regulatory domain-containing protein has protein sequence MASCGLSSEDCDTIQSVALAVKVTDANSGQPLTSGVTVVARGPSYDSVTTMSVSAFQVGDRPGTYTIVVRKAGYRDYVQDGVRVPDSGSCNRPVTQVLTVALQPQ, from the coding sequence ATGGCTTCGTGCGGCCTCTCGAGCGAGGATTGCGACACGATCCAATCGGTCGCCTTGGCGGTGAAAGTCACCGATGCGAATTCTGGTCAACCGCTCACCTCGGGCGTCACCGTTGTCGCGCGCGGCCCTTCCTATGACAGCGTTACGACCATGTCCGTCTCGGCGTTCCAGGTAGGCGATCGTCCGGGCACGTATACGATCGTCGTACGCAAGGCCGGCTACCGGGACTACGTCCAGGATGGAGTACGAGTGCCTGACTCTGGCTCGTGCAATCGGCCGGTGACGCAAGTGCTGACCGTCGCATTGCAGCCGCAGTAG
- a CDS encoding ATP-binding cassette domain-containing protein, which produces MSLLTLQDVSIAFGGPLVLDHATLSIERGERVCLLGRNGAGKSTIMRLLDGTMTPDAGDVVRQTGITVTHLEQEVPGDVDGSIFDVVAAGLGEAGSLLSRYHEASHRVSTDNSDRALRELDRLHHALDAASAWEMQTRVDTVLSHLGLDPDAGFANASGGRKRQTLLARALVRQPDVLLLDEPTNHLDIEAIEWMESFLIERGTTLVFVTHDRAFLRRLATRIVELDRGRLVDWGGDYDAYLQRKEVALAAEAKEWSEFDKKLAQEEVWIRTGIQARRTRNEGRVRALEALRVERSRRRERVGAVKLQTQEAERSGRLVVEARDVNFSYGERRIVRNFSTTIVRGDRVGLIGPNGSGKTTLLRLLLGDLAPDEGTIRLGTNLELAYFDQLREQLDPERSVFDSIADGADFIELQGNRKHVLSYLQDFLFPPDRARTPVRALSGGERNRLLLARLFTRRFNLLVLDEPTNDLDIETLDLLEELLLEFSGTLILVSHDRAFLDNVVTSTLVLEGGGRVGEYAGGYTDWVRQRKTVESPKVTAPKPVATQGPRVRKDRKDRKDRKKLSFKESAELAALPNHIDALERERDVIYASLGDPAFLRDGGAVVEAKARLASIETELETAMARWEELELAANEN; this is translated from the coding sequence ATGTCCTTGCTCACGCTGCAAGACGTTTCCATTGCGTTCGGCGGACCGCTGGTCCTCGACCACGCCACCCTCTCCATCGAGCGCGGGGAACGCGTCTGCCTGCTCGGCCGCAACGGTGCGGGGAAGAGCACCATCATGCGCCTGCTCGACGGCACCATGACGCCCGATGCCGGCGACGTCGTTCGTCAAACGGGAATCACGGTCACGCATCTCGAGCAGGAAGTTCCAGGCGACGTCGACGGCTCCATCTTCGACGTCGTTGCCGCTGGACTGGGCGAAGCCGGGTCGCTGCTCTCGCGCTATCACGAAGCCAGTCACCGCGTGTCGACCGACAACAGCGACCGCGCGCTGCGCGAGCTCGATCGGCTGCATCACGCGCTCGACGCCGCGAGCGCGTGGGAGATGCAGACGCGCGTCGACACGGTCCTCTCGCATCTGGGCCTCGATCCCGACGCCGGGTTCGCCAACGCGTCCGGTGGACGCAAACGACAAACGTTGCTCGCGCGCGCGCTCGTGCGACAGCCCGACGTGCTGCTGCTCGACGAACCGACGAACCACCTCGACATCGAGGCGATCGAGTGGATGGAATCGTTTCTCATCGAGCGCGGCACCACGCTGGTATTCGTCACGCACGACCGCGCGTTCCTCAGGCGGCTGGCGACGCGCATCGTCGAGCTCGATCGCGGGCGACTCGTCGATTGGGGCGGCGATTACGACGCGTACCTCCAGCGCAAGGAAGTCGCGCTCGCCGCCGAAGCGAAAGAATGGTCGGAGTTCGACAAGAAGCTGGCGCAGGAAGAAGTGTGGATTCGCACCGGCATTCAGGCGCGTCGCACGCGCAATGAAGGGCGCGTCCGCGCGCTCGAAGCATTGCGCGTCGAGCGCAGCCGGCGCCGAGAGCGCGTCGGCGCGGTCAAGCTCCAGACACAGGAGGCGGAGCGTTCGGGGCGACTGGTGGTCGAAGCGCGCGACGTCAACTTCTCCTATGGCGAACGTCGAATCGTACGCAACTTCAGCACGACGATCGTGCGCGGTGATCGCGTGGGACTCATCGGACCGAACGGTTCCGGCAAGACCACGCTACTTCGCCTGCTACTCGGCGACCTCGCACCGGACGAAGGTACGATCCGCCTTGGCACGAACCTCGAGCTCGCGTACTTCGATCAGTTGCGCGAGCAGCTCGACCCGGAGCGGAGCGTGTTCGACAGCATCGCCGACGGCGCGGACTTCATCGAGTTGCAGGGCAATCGCAAGCACGTGCTCAGCTATTTACAGGACTTTCTATTTCCGCCCGATCGCGCGCGGACGCCGGTCCGCGCGCTGTCGGGCGGCGAGCGGAATCGTCTGCTGCTCGCGCGACTGTTCACGCGCCGCTTCAACCTGCTCGTGCTCGATGAGCCGACGAACGATCTCGACATCGAGACGCTCGACCTGCTCGAGGAGCTGCTCCTCGAGTTCTCGGGGACGCTGATTCTGGTCAGTCACGATCGCGCGTTCCTCGACAACGTCGTCACGAGTACGCTGGTGCTCGAGGGCGGCGGTCGAGTCGGTGAGTATGCCGGCGGGTACACGGATTGGGTGCGCCAGCGCAAGACGGTCGAATCACCGAAGGTCACCGCGCCGAAACCGGTCGCAACGCAGGGTCCGCGCGTGCGCAAGGATCGCAAGGATCGCAAGGATCGCAAGAAGCTGAGCTTCAAGGAATCCGCGGAGCTCGCGGCGTTACCCAACCACATCGACGCGCTCGAGCGAGAGCGCGATGTGATCTATGCATCGCTTGGCGATCCCGCATTTCTGCGCGACGGCGGCGCTGTCGTCGAGGCAAAGGCGCGCCTGGCGAGCATCGAGACGGAGCTCGAGACCGCGATGGCTCGCTGGGAAGAATTGGAGCTCGCCGCGAACGAGAACTGA
- the arr gene encoding NAD(+)--rifampin ADP-ribosyltransferase has product MQDDIEWTPVTFENCHSIHGPFYHGTAAELHAGDLLVPGYASNYQKGRISNHVYFSLTVASLAAQMAAALTGVEGRGHVYIVEPTGPFEDDPNVTNKRFRGNPTKSYRTRHPLRIIAEVTDWEEHSPETIKGMLERLAALKEKGLDLIED; this is encoded by the coding sequence GTGCAGGATGATATCGAGTGGACGCCCGTCACTTTCGAGAATTGTCATTCCATCCATGGCCCTTTCTACCACGGAACCGCCGCCGAGCTCCATGCGGGCGATCTGCTGGTTCCCGGCTACGCCTCCAACTATCAGAAGGGACGCATCTCCAACCACGTCTATTTCAGCTTGACCGTTGCGAGCCTGGCAGCGCAGATGGCCGCGGCGTTGACGGGGGTCGAGGGCCGAGGGCACGTATACATCGTCGAGCCAACCGGTCCGTTCGAAGATGACCCCAACGTCACGAACAAGCGATTCCGCGGCAATCCCACGAAGTCGTACCGGACGAGGCATCCGCTCCGGATCATCGCTGAGGTGACCGACTGGGAGGAGCACAGCCCGGAGACCATCAAGGGCATGCTCGAGCGACTCGCGGCGCTCAAGGAGAAGGGGCTGGACCTCATCGAGGACTAG
- a CDS encoding class I SAM-dependent methyltransferase yields the protein MQPVDYDEIASAYDRRYAVNSFDGIERCLRAFIGQARTVAELGCGTGHWVRFASELPHRPSAVGLDRSSAMLAECHRLGPTTPLVQATADRLPWRTAFDRVFCVNALHHFPNHSLVFRECSRVLHAEGAFLTIGLDPHRGVDQWWIYVYFPEALTADRSRYPGADVIRRGLTSAGFQRTETIVAQHIPARIPFAEAMAKGILDRQSTSQLLVIGDTAWEAGIAKLRRDRPELRADLRLYATIGWRS from the coding sequence ATGCAGCCTGTTGACTACGACGAGATTGCGTCCGCATACGATCGGCGGTACGCGGTCAATTCTTTCGACGGTATCGAGCGCTGTCTTCGAGCCTTCATCGGCCAAGCTCGCACGGTCGCCGAGCTCGGATGCGGAACGGGCCACTGGGTGCGGTTCGCGAGTGAGCTCCCACATCGACCGTCGGCAGTTGGACTCGATCGTTCTTCGGCCATGCTCGCCGAATGCCATCGGCTGGGACCAACGACGCCGCTGGTCCAGGCCACCGCCGACCGTCTTCCGTGGCGCACCGCGTTCGACCGCGTGTTTTGCGTCAACGCGTTGCATCATTTTCCGAACCATAGCCTCGTCTTTCGCGAATGCTCGCGTGTCCTGCACGCCGAGGGGGCGTTCCTCACCATCGGCCTCGATCCGCATCGCGGTGTGGACCAATGGTGGATCTACGTCTATTTCCCTGAAGCGCTGACAGCCGACCGCTCACGATATCCGGGTGCCGATGTTATCCGCCGCGGTTTGACTTCCGCGGGATTTCAACGGACAGAAACTATCGTCGCGCAACACATTCCAGCGCGCATTCCGTTCGCCGAAGCGATGGCGAAAGGGATACTGGATCGCCAATCGACCTCTCAACTGCTCGTGATCGGCGATACGGCCTGGGAAGCGGGGATCGCGAAGCTACGCCGCGATCGGCCTGAGTTGCGCGCTGACCTCCGATTGTACGCGACGATCGGCTGGCGAAGCTAG
- a CDS encoding vitamin B12-dependent ribonucleotide reductase — translation MPLPINPPSGPVSLSANARTVLEKRYLVKNEKGKPVEQPEDLFWRVATVVAEADRKYGASDAAVEQQAADFYFLMTQRRFEPNSPTLMNAGRPLGQLSACFVLPVEDALANGKNGIYDTLSAMALIHQSGGGTGFSFSRLRAKGSMVRSTTGVASGPVSFMKLYDASTDAVKQGGTRRGANMGILRVDHPDIMDFITCKEDLTQVTNFNISVAITRKFMEAVKAGASYDLIDPSTGQATGKQDARTIWDKMILGAWRTGEPGVFFIDEANRYNPVPHLGNYEATNPCGEQPLLPYDVCNLGSINVGHYVTNGQMDWDAFRADIHLSTHFLDNIIDVNKYPLPAIDNLSKRIRRIGLGVMGFADALVRLGIAYDTDAGVEFGRKVMEFVDVEGKKESSRLAAERGPFPEWAKSIWGPDDTCARDASGQRIRPMQLLRNCNVTTVAPTGTISIIAGCSSGLEPLFAVAFMRNQAGVMMPDVNEDFVNIAKAEGWYSDELMERIAKTGSVAHAEIPDKWQKVFVTANQIAPEWHIKMQAAFQEHCDSAISKTTNFSHAATMDDVREIYELAYDMHCKGVTVYRDGSRDNQVLSTGATEKAKEARDGNSNPRREEDRALLADLRSEIAEKDAEMERLKKALYDAEAENLQRRAKRSRPDKLRGTTIRKETPLGVMFVNITEDDKGQPFEVFITLGKAGGSAMADAEAMGRLISLALRSGIPIMEIRKQLRGISSDRAVGLGPNKVLSVPDAIGIAIEEWHRDRVVGVQQELMPPSVTEVGGPPASEMITSMTHQVPAALRGQGGAELEMQYGLHHAAEAYIGTCPDCGSQMEYAEGCVKCHVCGFSECG, via the coding sequence ATGCCTCTTCCGATCAACCCCCCGTCGGGGCCTGTTTCGCTCTCCGCCAATGCGCGCACCGTGCTCGAGAAGCGCTATCTGGTGAAGAACGAAAAGGGCAAGCCGGTGGAGCAGCCCGAGGATCTCTTCTGGCGCGTGGCCACCGTGGTGGCCGAGGCGGATCGAAAGTACGGGGCGAGCGATGCGGCGGTTGAGCAGCAGGCGGCGGACTTCTATTTCCTGATGACGCAGCGCCGGTTCGAGCCCAACTCGCCGACGCTCATGAACGCCGGTCGTCCGTTGGGCCAGCTGAGCGCGTGCTTCGTGCTGCCGGTCGAAGATGCGCTCGCCAACGGCAAGAACGGCATCTACGACACGCTGAGCGCCATGGCGCTCATTCATCAGAGCGGCGGCGGCACCGGCTTCTCGTTCTCGCGCCTGCGCGCGAAGGGATCGATGGTGCGTTCGACCACGGGCGTCGCGTCGGGCCCGGTGTCGTTCATGAAGCTCTACGATGCGTCGACCGACGCCGTGAAGCAGGGCGGCACGCGCCGCGGCGCGAACATGGGCATTCTGCGCGTCGATCACCCCGACATCATGGACTTCATCACCTGCAAGGAAGACCTGACGCAGGTGACGAACTTCAACATCAGCGTCGCGATCACGCGGAAGTTCATGGAAGCGGTGAAGGCGGGCGCGTCGTACGATCTCATCGATCCGTCCACCGGTCAGGCCACGGGCAAGCAGGACGCGCGCACCATCTGGGACAAGATGATCCTTGGCGCCTGGCGCACGGGCGAGCCGGGCGTGTTCTTCATCGACGAAGCCAACCGCTACAACCCCGTGCCGCACCTCGGCAACTACGAGGCGACGAATCCGTGCGGCGAGCAGCCGCTCCTGCCATATGACGTTTGTAATTTGGGTTCTATCAACGTCGGCCACTACGTGACGAACGGCCAGATGGATTGGGACGCGTTCCGCGCGGACATCCATCTGAGCACGCATTTCCTCGACAACATCATCGACGTCAACAAGTATCCGTTGCCGGCCATCGACAACCTCTCCAAGCGCATTCGCCGCATCGGGCTTGGCGTCATGGGCTTCGCGGACGCGCTCGTGCGTCTGGGCATCGCGTACGATACGGATGCCGGCGTGGAGTTCGGCCGCAAGGTGATGGAGTTCGTGGACGTCGAGGGCAAGAAGGAATCGAGCCGCCTGGCGGCCGAGCGTGGTCCGTTCCCCGAGTGGGCAAAGAGCATCTGGGGCCCGGACGATACGTGTGCCCGCGATGCGAGCGGCCAGCGCATTCGCCCCATGCAGCTCCTGCGGAACTGCAACGTGACGACGGTGGCCCCGACCGGTACCATTTCCATTATTGCAGGATGCTCATCGGGTCTCGAGCCGCTGTTCGCCGTGGCGTTCATGCGCAATCAGGCCGGCGTGATGATGCCGGACGTCAATGAGGATTTCGTCAACATCGCGAAGGCCGAGGGCTGGTATTCGGACGAGCTGATGGAGCGGATCGCGAAGACGGGCAGCGTGGCGCACGCCGAGATCCCGGACAAGTGGCAAAAGGTGTTCGTGACGGCGAATCAGATCGCGCCGGAATGGCACATCAAGATGCAGGCAGCCTTCCAGGAGCACTGCGACTCGGCCATCTCGAAGACGACGAACTTCAGCCACGCCGCCACGATGGACGACGTGCGCGAGATTTACGAGCTCGCGTACGACATGCATTGCAAGGGCGTGACGGTGTATCGCGACGGCAGCCGCGACAATCAGGTGCTGAGCACGGGCGCGACGGAGAAGGCGAAGGAAGCGCGCGACGGCAACTCCAATCCGCGGCGCGAGGAGGATCGCGCGCTCCTGGCGGATCTCAGAAGCGAGATCGCCGAGAAGGATGCGGAGATGGAGCGCCTGAAGAAGGCGCTGTACGATGCGGAAGCCGAGAATCTTCAGCGCCGCGCGAAGCGCAGCCGCCCCGACAAGCTCCGCGGCACGACCATTCGCAAGGAAACGCCGCTCGGCGTGATGTTCGTGAACATCACGGAAGACGACAAGGGCCAACCGTTCGAGGTGTTCATCACGCTGGGCAAGGCGGGCGGCTCGGCAATGGCGGATGCGGAGGCGATGGGCCGTCTGATTTCGCTGGCGCTGCGGTCGGGCATTCCGATCATGGAGATTCGGAAGCAGCTGCGCGGGATCTCGTCGGATCGCGCGGTCGGGCTGGGGCCGAACAAGGTGCTATCGGTGCCGGATGCAATTGGTATCGCGATCGAGGAGTGGCATCGGGACCGCGTGGTCGGTGTGCAGCAGGAGTTGATGCCGCCGTCGGTGACGGAGGTTGGCGGGCCGCCGGCGTCGGAGATGATTACGAGCATGACGCATCAGGTGCCTGCGGCATTGCGAGGGCAGGGGGGCGCCGAGCTCGAGATGCAGTATGGGTTACATCATGCGGCTGAGGCGTATATCGGGACGTGTCCGGATTGTGGGTCGCAGATGGAGTATGCTGAGGGGTGTGTGAAGTGTCATGTTTGCGGATTCAGCGAGTGTGGATGA